The following coding sequences lie in one Rhodothermales bacterium genomic window:
- a CDS encoding DUF4256 domain-containing protein, translating into MKKGKDDSLIQTLEQRFAQNMRRHAGITWDQVIARLEEHPEKMKVLLGMENTGGEPDVIGMDEPTGEIIFCDCSPESPAGRRSLCFDRKALDARKENKPGGNALETAAAIGIELLTEPQYRELQELGEFDRKTSSWMQTPEHIRKLGGALFCDRRYDTVFVYHNGAESYYAARGFRGRLSV; encoded by the coding sequence ATGAAAAAGGGTAAAGATGACTCGTTAATCCAGACCCTCGAACAGCGTTTCGCCCAAAACATGCGGCGCCACGCCGGCATCACCTGGGATCAGGTGATCGCCCGGCTGGAAGAGCATCCTGAAAAGATGAAGGTGCTCCTTGGGATGGAAAACACCGGTGGCGAGCCGGACGTGATTGGGATGGACGAGCCCACCGGGGAAATCATTTTCTGCGACTGCTCCCCGGAGAGCCCGGCCGGCCGGCGGAGCCTGTGTTTCGACCGCAAGGCGCTCGATGCCCGCAAGGAAAACAAACCGGGTGGCAACGCGCTGGAGACGGCCGCGGCCATCGGCATCGAACTGTTGACCGAGCCGCAGTACAGGGAATTACAGGAACTGGGCGAGTTCGACCGAAAAACGTCGAGTTGGATGCAGACGCCGGAGCACATCCGGAAACTCGGTGGGGCACTCTTCTGCGACCGTCGGTACGACACGGTGTTTGTGTACCACAAC
- a CDS encoding DNA alkylation repair protein produces the protein MTLEESLSYLETLGSEKVRAMHRKNGAGENLYGVKMGDIRKLAAKIKSDHALALELWDTGNLEARLLAILVMKPNKLSADALDHMVRSADFGWLADWLNAYIVKDHPDREALRLRWLSDDHPWAARAGWSLTAGRVARSPEGLDLVALLDRIEAEMAGASSATQWTMNNTLAGIGIHHPEHRDRSMAIGERLGIYRDYPVSKGCTSPFAPIWIDEMVRRQG, from the coding sequence ATGACCCTGGAAGAATCCCTCTCCTACCTCGAGACCCTCGGCAGCGAGAAGGTCCGCGCGATGCACCGGAAAAACGGCGCCGGCGAGAACCTGTACGGCGTCAAGATGGGCGACATCCGGAAGCTGGCCGCGAAGATCAAAAGCGATCACGCGCTGGCGCTGGAACTGTGGGACACCGGCAACCTGGAGGCGCGGCTCCTCGCGATCCTCGTCATGAAACCCAACAAGCTCTCGGCCGATGCATTGGATCACATGGTGCGATCGGCCGACTTTGGTTGGCTGGCCGACTGGCTGAACGCCTACATCGTCAAGGACCATCCCGATCGTGAGGCGCTCCGCCTTCGTTGGCTGTCCGACGATCACCCCTGGGCCGCCCGCGCTGGCTGGAGCCTCACCGCCGGCCGCGTTGCGCGCAGCCCGGAGGGGCTGGATCTGGTGGCGTTGCTGGACCGCATTGAGGCCGAGATGGCCGGGGCTTCTTCCGCCACGCAGTGGACGATGAACAACACCCTCGCCGGCATCGGCATCCACCACCCCGAACACCGTGATCGGTCGATGGCTATCGGCGAGCGCCTGGGTATCTATCGCGATTACCCGGTCTCGAAAGGCTGTACCTCGCCTTTTGCTCCCATCTGGATCGACGAAATGGTGCGCCGGCAGGGGTAA